The following proteins come from a genomic window of Campylobacter concisus:
- the nfo gene encoding deoxyribonuclease IV, translated as MRYIGAHVSAAVGVFNAPLNAAKIGANAFALFTKNQRQWNAKELSASEIEQFKENLKISGISTKHVLPHSSYLINLGHPDEEARAKSLEAFVDEIDRASKLGLELLNFHPGSHLKQISEKECLDNIASCMNVALKRTSGVKLVIENTAAQGSNLGFSFKQIAYLIERVDDESRVGVCFDTCHAFAAGYDLRSKEAYAKTMGEFDAIIGYKFLSGMHLNDAKFGLGSKKDRHESLGKGELGFSAFKNIINDDKIGEIPLILETIDESIWEDEIKILRNFEKEKL; from the coding sequence ATGAGATACATCGGAGCTCACGTAAGTGCGGCTGTAGGCGTGTTTAATGCACCTTTAAATGCTGCAAAAATAGGAGCAAATGCTTTTGCACTTTTTACAAAAAATCAACGCCAGTGGAATGCAAAAGAGCTAAGTGCTAGTGAAATAGAGCAGTTTAAAGAAAACCTAAAAATTTCTGGCATAAGCACAAAGCATGTTTTGCCACACAGCAGTTACTTGATAAATTTAGGCCATCCAGATGAGGAGGCAAGAGCAAAGTCGCTTGAGGCTTTTGTGGATGAGATAGATCGTGCCAGTAAGCTTGGGCTAGAGCTTTTAAATTTTCACCCAGGCTCACATCTAAAACAAATAAGCGAAAAAGAGTGTTTAGATAATATCGCAAGCTGCATGAACGTGGCGCTTAAACGCACAAGTGGCGTAAAGCTAGTCATCGAAAATACAGCTGCTCAAGGATCAAATTTAGGCTTTAGTTTTAAGCAGATTGCTTATTTGATAGAGCGAGTAGACGATGAGAGTAGGGTTGGTGTTTGCTTTGATACCTGTCACGCATTTGCTGCTGGATATGATCTAAGAAGTAAAGAGGCCTACGCCAAGACGATGGGGGAATTTGATGCGATCATTGGCTATAAATTTTTATCTGGCATGCATTTAAATGATGCAAAATTTGGACTTGGCTCAAAAAAAGATAGACACGAGAGCCTTGGCAAGGGTGAGCTTGGATTTAGTGCTTTTAAAAATATAATAAATGATGATAAAATAGGCGAAATTCCTTTAATATTAGAGACGATTGACGAGAGTATTTGGGAAGATGAGATAAAAATTCTAAGAAATTTTGAAAAGGAAAAACTATGA
- a CDS encoding OmpP1/FadL family transporter, whose product MKKVLLSIIMASTLLNAGGYKVPEQSADSLGLAASNVAFSFGADAAYFNPANMMFLDGRHHIESTLGWFHINKLEFKSDSGKSYRSEKFDSLAGTFSFVTPEIYENWKFGLALAVPAAVGVSWEDPATAFTAKRFKLQVVELNPTVAYRINDKLAVALGARGVYTKGKIASDFGRIGYREIKGDGMGYGYNVALTYRPIEDLSFAVTYRSNVNLELKGHTDADFNGALSPISYHGKTKVEIPLPAQLVLAAGYKFSDFTLLLAFERTYWSKFKGYDFEYMDKGPAHSHPAFARFMDDPVIKNAKDTNTYRLGLAYDVNEKFRLMAGFAYDEDITSSKHTGLELPNTTSKVYSFGVNYKFTPNLEMAVGYVYQHRDKKRATGISTAAGKISGEFETGKIQILGTTFKYTF is encoded by the coding sequence ATGAAAAAAGTGCTATTAAGCATTATTATGGCATCTACTTTGCTAAATGCTGGAGGTTATAAGGTTCCTGAGCAAAGTGCTGATTCTTTAGGTCTTGCTGCTAGTAACGTGGCCTTTAGTTTTGGAGCTGATGCGGCGTATTTTAACCCTGCAAATATGATGTTTTTAGATGGACGCCATCACATAGAAAGTACCCTTGGCTGGTTTCATATAAATAAGCTCGAGTTTAAAAGTGATAGTGGCAAAAGCTATAGGTCAGAAAAATTTGACTCGCTAGCTGGTACATTTAGTTTTGTAACGCCAGAAATTTATGAAAACTGGAAATTTGGTTTAGCTCTTGCCGTTCCTGCTGCTGTTGGTGTATCATGGGAAGATCCAGCTACTGCATTTACCGCTAAAAGGTTTAAGCTACAAGTTGTTGAGCTAAATCCAACCGTGGCTTACCGCATAAATGATAAGCTTGCCGTTGCTCTTGGTGCTAGAGGCGTTTACACCAAAGGTAAGATAGCAAGTGACTTTGGACGAATAGGCTACAGAGAGATAAAAGGCGATGGTATGGGCTATGGCTATAATGTTGCGCTTACTTATAGGCCTATTGAGGATTTAAGCTTTGCTGTTACTTACCGCTCAAATGTAAATTTAGAGCTTAAAGGCCATACAGATGCTGATTTTAACGGAGCGCTATCTCCCATAAGCTATCATGGCAAAACAAAAGTCGAGATCCCACTTCCTGCTCAGCTTGTGCTTGCTGCTGGATATAAATTTAGCGACTTTACTCTTTTACTAGCTTTTGAGAGGACTTATTGGTCTAAATTTAAAGGCTATGACTTTGAATACATGGATAAAGGTCCAGCTCACTCGCATCCAGCTTTTGCAAGATTCATGGATGATCCAGTCATAAAAAATGCAAAAGATACAAATACATATAGGCTAGGTCTTGCCTACGACGTAAATGAAAAATTTAGACTAATGGCTGGCTTTGCCTATGATGAAGATATTACAAGCAGCAAGCATACTGGCTTAGAGCTTCCAAATACCACATCTAAGGTATATTCTTTTGGAGTAAATTATAAATTTACACCAAATCTTGAAATGGCAGTTGGATATGTTTATCAACATCGTGACAAAAAGCGCGCAACAGGTATTTCAACAGCTGCTGGAAAAATATCAGGCGAGTTTGAAACTGGCAAGATCCAGATCCTTGGTACGACTTTTAAATATACATTTTAG
- a CDS encoding fatty acid--CoA ligase — translation MRYSYNNFYEILTKVAKENPNQVVLFEEKEKLKYRELKQNVDKVAAYLQLAGVKFGDKVAMAVTNSKEFIISYLAITAIGAVAVPMNTFLKTNEFEYILNDCGAKVLFASSSLAKELIALNELEILRKIIWIGAIPKKLQSASKDEYIDTDEEYGESAYLTSTPQISKEDMSKGYENNGLVKNVNFTETLNHKYALSITKYPAIDDLMHIIYTSGTTGKPKGAMISYKNIFSNLIGAHDRFIVKKSDRFIVFLPMFHSFTLTAMVLLPIFASASMVLVKSVFPFSNVLKQTLLKRVTVFLGIPAIYTAIGKAKIPWYFRWFNRIRLFVSGAAPLAKQTIDDFRVKFPRATLVEGYGLSECSPVVAANLYDKQKLLSVGPVLDGYEVKIVNDEMMELPVGQIGEIIVKGDCVMQGYYGMPSITDETIINGWLKTGDLGKVDEEGFIYIVDRKKDLIISKGINIYPREIEEVIYKLEAVEATAVIGVKDVHADEEVVAFIQVKEGMDLDEKTVREHLKKNLANFKIPKSIYFAEELPRNATGKVLKRVLKEQIEQMKDKF, via the coding sequence ATGCGATACTCTTATAATAATTTTTATGAAATTTTAACCAAAGTAGCAAAGGAAAATCCAAATCAAGTAGTTCTTTTTGAAGAAAAAGAGAAACTAAAATATCGCGAATTAAAGCAAAATGTCGATAAAGTGGCAGCTTATCTGCAACTTGCTGGAGTGAAATTTGGTGATAAAGTAGCTATGGCGGTTACAAACTCGAAAGAATTTATCATCTCATACCTTGCCATCACGGCTATCGGTGCGGTTGCGGTGCCGATGAATACCTTTTTAAAAACAAATGAGTTTGAGTATATCTTAAATGACTGCGGTGCAAAGGTGCTTTTTGCGTCTAGCTCGCTTGCAAAAGAGTTAATCGCATTAAATGAGCTTGAAATTTTAAGAAAGATAATCTGGATCGGAGCAATACCAAAGAAACTTCAAAGTGCCTCAAAGGATGAATATATAGACACTGATGAAGAGTATGGCGAGAGCGCGTATCTTACTTCAACACCTCAAATTTCAAAAGAGGATATGAGCAAGGGTTATGAAAATAATGGCCTTGTTAAAAATGTAAATTTTACAGAAACTCTAAATCACAAATACGCCCTTAGTATCACAAAGTATCCGGCAATAGATGATTTAATGCATATAATTTACACTTCAGGCACTACTGGCAAGCCAAAAGGTGCGATGATAAGCTATAAAAATATCTTTTCAAATTTAATTGGAGCTCATGATCGTTTTATAGTGAAAAAAAGCGATCGTTTCATAGTCTTTTTACCGATGTTTCATAGTTTTACGCTAACTGCAATGGTGTTGCTTCCGATATTTGCGAGTGCATCTATGGTTCTTGTAAAATCAGTATTTCCATTTTCAAATGTGTTAAAGCAAACTTTGCTAAAGCGTGTAACTGTATTTTTAGGAATTCCAGCCATCTATACAGCTATTGGTAAGGCAAAAATTCCTTGGTATTTTAGATGGTTTAACCGCATTAGATTATTTGTAAGCGGTGCAGCTCCGCTTGCAAAGCAGACGATAGATGACTTTAGAGTGAAATTTCCACGTGCAACACTTGTCGAGGGATATGGCCTTAGTGAATGCTCACCTGTCGTAGCTGCAAATTTATATGATAAACAAAAGCTTTTAAGTGTAGGGCCTGTGCTTGATGGCTATGAGGTAAAGATCGTAAATGATGAGATGATGGAGCTTCCAGTTGGCCAGATCGGCGAGATCATTGTAAAGGGCGACTGCGTCATGCAAGGCTACTATGGTATGCCAAGCATCACTGATGAGACCATAATAAACGGCTGGTTAAAGACCGGAGATCTTGGAAAAGTCGATGAAGAGGGCTTTATCTACATCGTTGATCGCAAAAAAGACCTCATCATATCAAAGGGCATTAACATCTATCCGCGCGAGATCGAAGAGGTTATTTACAAACTTGAAGCAGTCGAAGCAACAGCGGTAATTGGTGTAAAAGACGTACACGCCGATGAAGAGGTTGTCGCTTTCATACAAGTAAAAGAGGGTATGGATCTTGATGAAAAAACAGTAAGAGAGCATTTGAAGAAAAATTTAGCAAATTTCAAGATACCAAAAAGTATCTATTTTGCCGAAGAGTTGCCTAGAAATGCCACTGGCAAGGTGTTAAAACGTGTATTAAAAGAGCAAATAGAGCAGATGAAGGATAAATTTTAG
- a CDS encoding ATP-binding protein: MKYLLDFLNQDLKKSKIYELIKCGDEEGEILKYLSKAYVQGTANMSVFELLGAVFGTQNDKQLLYLKFIKNLLDSGWIVQNYSLFKIPESTQRASAQGLLSLLHSEISLSATFLKILEDGNADINLPELTPYEDHLEYLKDQFLKVELYSKAAIFGDGSSDAKKRINEQISELTKRINERVKLSKISLKIEQIFKENSLDEKEQIIFLALLKEEYAGDFENGRDLNTLVGLISKDELERIKNRTLLEDGSRLIEGALIDYDEVLNAYGNVSKSFFINEEILQSIMHPKNDKNSKKIKIESLVKEQEIFELIEPVTSLEDVVLNEKTKQLLSTILKQVDKKVLARLSSWGIKTRKNIDAKIIFYGEPGTGKTMSAVGLAKSLKKQILSFDCSKILSKYVGESEQNVRKIFDTYKEICKKSGSEPVLLLNEADQFLSTRVESSSGAEKMHNQMQNIFLEQIERFEGVLIATTNFLQSLDVAFSRRFDYKIEFKKPDFKGRLAIWRKILPENASFEDGFSVERLAEFNLSGAQIVLALKNTALKVAIKDDGIFTFEDFKTTIERELNSSFGEDKKMGFGS; the protein is encoded by the coding sequence GTGAAATACTTGCTTGATTTTTTAAACCAGGACCTCAAAAAAAGCAAAATTTACGAGCTGATAAAGTGCGGCGACGAAGAGGGAGAAATTTTAAAATATCTAAGTAAAGCTTATGTGCAAGGAACGGCTAATATGAGCGTTTTTGAGCTACTTGGAGCAGTCTTTGGCACACAAAATGATAAGCAGCTTTTGTATCTAAAATTTATAAAAAATTTGCTTGATAGCGGTTGGATTGTACAAAATTATAGTCTTTTTAAAATACCTGAGAGCACGCAAAGGGCTTCAGCTCAAGGGCTTCTTTCGTTGCTTCATTCTGAAATTTCTCTATCAGCCACATTTTTAAAAATTCTTGAAGATGGCAACGCTGATATAAATTTACCAGAGCTTACGCCATATGAGGATCATTTGGAGTATTTAAAAGATCAGTTTTTAAAGGTGGAGCTTTACTCAAAGGCTGCTATTTTTGGCGATGGCTCAAGTGATGCCAAAAAGCGCATAAATGAGCAAATTTCTGAGCTTACAAAGCGAATCAATGAGCGAGTAAAACTAAGCAAGATCAGCCTAAAGATAGAGCAAATTTTTAAAGAAAACTCACTTGACGAAAAAGAGCAGATTATATTTTTAGCCCTTTTAAAAGAGGAGTACGCGGGCGATTTTGAAAACGGACGAGATCTAAACACGCTAGTTGGGCTAATAAGCAAAGACGAGCTTGAACGCATCAAAAATCGTACTCTTTTAGAGGATGGCTCAAGGCTCATAGAGGGCGCACTCATTGACTACGACGAGGTTTTAAACGCTTATGGCAACGTTAGCAAGAGCTTTTTTATAAATGAAGAAATTTTGCAAAGCATAATGCACCCAAAAAATGACAAAAATAGCAAGAAAATCAAGATCGAAAGCCTAGTAAAAGAGCAAGAAATTTTTGAGCTAATAGAGCCGGTAACTAGCCTAGAAGACGTCGTGCTAAATGAAAAGACAAAGCAGCTTTTAAGTACGATACTAAAGCAAGTCGATAAAAAAGTGCTTGCTAGACTTAGTAGCTGGGGCATAAAAACTAGGAAAAACATAGACGCTAAGATCATCTTTTATGGCGAGCCTGGCACTGGTAAGACGATGAGCGCAGTTGGACTTGCAAAGAGCCTAAAAAAGCAGATTCTAAGCTTTGACTGCTCAAAAATTTTAAGCAAATATGTCGGCGAGAGCGAGCAAAACGTAAGGAAAATTTTTGACACTTACAAAGAAATTTGCAAAAAAAGTGGCAGTGAGCCAGTACTTTTACTAAATGAGGCCGATCAGTTTTTAAGCACGAGAGTGGAGAGCTCAAGCGGCGCTGAGAAGATGCATAATCAAATGCAAAACATCTTTTTAGAGCAGATTGAGCGCTTTGAGGGCGTGCTGATCGCTACGACAAATTTCTTGCAAAGCCTTGATGTGGCGTTTTCAAGGAGATTTGACTACAAAATCGAGTTTAAAAAACCAGACTTCAAAGGCAGGCTAGCCATTTGGCGTAAAATTTTGCCTGAAAATGCGAGCTTTGAAGATGGCTTTAGTGTAGAAAGGCTGGCTGAGTTTAATCTAAGTGGCGCACAGATCGTCCTTGCGCTAAAAAATACCGCTTTAAAGGTGGCTATAAAAGATGATGGGATTTTTACCTTTGAGGACTTCAAAACGACGATAGAGCGCGAGCTAAACTCAAGCTTTGGCGAGGATAAAAAGATGGGATTTGGCTCTTAG
- the fliI gene encoding flagellar protein export ATPase FliI has translation MSLEHINLKLKEGVKLSNTFGIITKITATTIEITGLRPSIGDIVRIVAKDKSKNGLGMVTQIKTDGAYISPFGFVEGFRIGDFVYESDQGMNIPVGPNLLGRVVDPFMKPIDGKGAIDTTEYMPIMRAPIDAMKRGLINEPFSVGIKTIDGLLTCGKGQKLGIFAGSGVGKSTLMGMIVKNTLAPIKIVALIGERGREVPEFIEKNLGGDLEGTVIIVATSDDSSLMRKYGAFCAMSVAEYFKQQGNDVLFIMDSVTRFAMAQREIGLALGEPPTSKGYPPSSLTLLPQLMERAGKEEGKGSITAFFTVLVEGDDMSDPIADQSRSILDGHIVLSRELTDFGIYPPINIQNSASRVMGDVISKEHKLNAMKFKRLYSLLKENEVLLRIGAYQKGSDKELDLAISKKEFMESFLKQSSEEAFALEEVEELLDKINQ, from the coding sequence TTGAGCTTAGAACATATAAATTTAAAGCTTAAAGAGGGCGTGAAACTCTCAAACACCTTTGGCATTATAACTAAGATTACAGCTACCACTATCGAGATCACTGGACTTCGTCCAAGCATCGGCGACATCGTGCGTATAGTTGCAAAAGATAAGAGCAAAAATGGTCTTGGCATGGTCACACAGATAAAAACAGATGGTGCATATATCAGCCCGTTTGGATTTGTCGAGGGCTTTAGGATAGGCGACTTTGTCTACGAGAGTGATCAAGGCATGAATATACCAGTTGGTCCAAATTTGCTTGGGCGCGTGGTTGATCCATTTATGAAGCCAATAGACGGTAAAGGGGCGATCGATACAACCGAGTACATGCCGATCATGAGAGCGCCGATTGATGCCATGAAAAGGGGTCTTATAAATGAGCCTTTTAGCGTTGGTATAAAGACGATAGATGGACTGCTTACTTGTGGTAAAGGACAAAAGCTGGGAATTTTTGCAGGTTCAGGCGTAGGCAAATCAACCCTCATGGGCATGATCGTAAAAAACACTCTTGCTCCCATAAAAATAGTCGCACTAATAGGAGAGCGTGGCCGTGAGGTACCTGAATTTATAGAAAAAAACCTAGGCGGTGACCTGGAGGGTACGGTCATAATCGTAGCGACCAGCGATGATAGCTCGCTCATGCGAAAGTACGGCGCATTTTGCGCGATGAGCGTGGCTGAGTACTTCAAACAACAAGGAAACGACGTGCTTTTCATCATGGATAGCGTCACACGTTTTGCGATGGCGCAGCGTGAGATCGGCCTCGCACTTGGCGAGCCGCCTACATCAAAAGGCTATCCGCCAAGCTCACTCACACTTTTACCTCAGCTAATGGAGCGCGCTGGTAAAGAGGAGGGCAAGGGCAGCATCACGGCATTTTTCACAGTGCTCGTCGAAGGCGATGACATGAGCGATCCGATAGCTGACCAAAGCCGCTCTATCCTAGACGGACACATCGTGCTAAGCCGGGAGCTAACGGACTTTGGCATATATCCACCTATCAATATCCAAAACTCAGCCTCGCGTGTCATGGGAGATGTGATAAGCAAAGAGCATAAGCTAAATGCGATGAAATTTAAGCGCCTTTACTCGCTTTTAAAAGAAAATGAGGTCTTGCTTCGTATCGGCGCATATCAAAAGGGCAGCGACAAGGAGCTCGACCTTGCGATATCAAAGAAAGAATTTATGGAGAGCTTCTTAAAACAAAGCTCGGAAGAAGCCTTTGCACTCGAAGAGGTCGAAGAGCTGCTTGATAAGATCAATCAATAA
- the folE gene encoding GTP cyclohydrolase I FolE — protein MQESFENSVKNMLTIIGEDPNREGLLKTPERVFKAFKFLTSGYDEDPKEVLGDALFTSSNNEMVLMRNIEFYSLCEHHLLPIIGRVHVAYIPNGKVVGLSKIPRMVNIYARRLQIQEQMTEQIAKALEDVIAPKGVGVVVEARHMCVEMRGVQKINSTTTTSALRGCFIKNADTRREFFSLINSPRETHF, from the coding sequence ATGCAAGAGAGTTTTGAAAATTCGGTTAAAAACATGCTAACGATTATAGGCGAGGATCCAAACAGAGAGGGGCTTTTAAAAACTCCTGAGCGTGTCTTTAAAGCATTTAAATTTCTAACTAGCGGATATGATGAAGATCCAAAAGAAGTGCTTGGTGACGCACTTTTTACTAGCTCAAATAACGAAATGGTTCTCATGCGAAACATCGAGTTTTACAGCCTTTGTGAGCATCACTTGCTCCCAATCATCGGACGCGTACATGTCGCATATATCCCAAATGGCAAGGTCGTGGGACTTAGCAAAATTCCACGCATGGTAAATATCTACGCTAGACGCTTGCAAATTCAAGAGCAGATGACTGAGCAGATAGCAAAGGCACTTGAGGACGTGATCGCTCCAAAAGGCGTTGGTGTCGTAGTTGAGGCTAGACATATGTGCGTTGAGATGAGAGGTGTGCAAAAAATAAACTCAACCACTACGACCTCGGCTCTTAGGGGCTGCTTTATCAAAAACGCGGATACTAGACGAGAATTTTTCTCGCTTATAAATTCTCCTAGGGAAACGCATTTTTGA
- the tig gene encoding trigger factor: MEIKTKALDSVNTLASTTISADAIKSSVEKLAKKAAKTMKVDGFRQGHVPVAIVLKRYEKELTNDAEQDVLRDVVDEAIKQAGKKNDDLIGEPIVSKFDRKDGKIDVELTVSFKPSVDVSGYESLIPEFSNPRVLKKDIDEKKTELLKMIAPLEKIDGKRGLKVGDFAKFDFEGFVDGVAFDGGKAENYVLEIGSNQFIPGFEDGMVGIKAGGEKDIEVKFPENYGAAHLAGKDAIFKIKLHEIQERKIPEKLDEEMLKTLLPNEEKPTEEILEERIKEQIRQEKIYKLINEELKPKFAEAAVEKFKFDVPKNIVEQEIDMQFRNAWSSFTPDDMKKFREDKDALSKKRDEFRKDAENSVRLTFIIDELARVRGVKVSDQEVVQAIYFEAYRSGQDPKAHLEMYRNQGMLPAIKMSMIEEKLFSELFNKEKDEKKASKKEKAE, encoded by the coding sequence ATGGAAATCAAAACAAAAGCTCTAGATAGCGTAAATACCTTAGCAAGCACGACTATAAGTGCAGATGCTATAAAATCTAGCGTAGAGAAACTAGCAAAAAAGGCAGCAAAAACTATGAAAGTAGATGGCTTTAGACAAGGCCATGTGCCAGTTGCTATTGTGCTAAAACGCTACGAGAAAGAGCTAACAAACGATGCTGAACAAGATGTCTTAAGAGATGTTGTTGATGAGGCTATAAAGCAAGCAGGCAAGAAAAACGATGACCTTATCGGCGAGCCTATCGTTTCAAAATTTGATAGAAAAGATGGTAAGATCGATGTTGAGCTAACAGTTTCATTTAAACCAAGCGTCGATGTCAGTGGCTATGAGAGTTTGATACCTGAGTTTTCAAACCCACGTGTTTTGAAAAAAGATATCGATGAGAAAAAAACTGAACTTCTAAAAATGATAGCTCCACTTGAAAAAATTGATGGCAAAAGAGGTCTAAAAGTTGGCGATTTTGCTAAATTTGACTTTGAAGGCTTTGTTGATGGCGTTGCATTTGATGGTGGCAAGGCTGAAAACTATGTGCTTGAGATCGGCTCAAATCAATTTATCCCAGGCTTTGAAGATGGTATGGTAGGCATAAAAGCTGGTGGCGAAAAAGATATCGAGGTTAAATTCCCAGAAAACTATGGCGCTGCACATTTAGCTGGCAAAGACGCTATCTTTAAAATAAAACTTCATGAAATTCAAGAGAGAAAAATTCCTGAAAAACTAGATGAAGAGATGTTAAAAACTCTACTTCCAAACGAAGAAAAACCAACTGAAGAGATACTTGAAGAGCGCATAAAAGAGCAAATTCGCCAAGAGAAAATTTATAAACTTATAAACGAAGAGCTAAAACCAAAATTTGCTGAAGCTGCGGTTGAGAAATTTAAATTTGATGTGCCAAAAAATATCGTCGAGCAAGAGATCGATATGCAGTTTAGAAACGCATGGAGCTCATTTACTCCAGATGATATGAAAAAATTTAGAGAGGACAAAGATGCTCTTTCTAAAAAACGTGACGAGTTTAGAAAAGACGCTGAAAATAGCGTTCGTTTAACTTTCATCATCGATGAACTAGCTCGTGTAAGAGGCGTAAAAGTAAGCGATCAAGAGGTCGTTCAAGCGATCTATTTTGAGGCGTATAGAAGCGGTCAAGATCCAAAAGCACACCTTGAGATGTACCGCAACCAAGGCATGCTTCCAGCCATAAAGATGTCGATGATCGAAGAGAAGCTATTTAGCGAGCTTTTCAATAAAGAAAAAGACGAGAAAAAAGCAAGCAAAAAAGAGAAGGCTGAGTAA
- the clpP gene encoding ATP-dependent Clp endopeptidase proteolytic subunit ClpP, producing MSYYVPVVVERTSRGERSYDIYSRLLKDRIVMLSGEIEDGMAASIVAQLLFLEAEDPDKDIYLYINSPGGVITSGFSIYDTMNYIKPDVCTICIGQAASMGAFLLSCGAPGKRYALPNSRIMIHQPLGGARGQATDIEIQAREILRMKEILNGILAKNTGQKLSKIVKDTERDFFMSSAEAKEYGLVDKILEKSFK from the coding sequence ATGAGCTATTACGTTCCTGTCGTAGTTGAAAGAACTAGTAGAGGTGAGCGAAGCTATGATATATATTCCCGTCTTTTAAAAGACAGGATCGTTATGCTAAGTGGCGAGATAGAGGACGGCATGGCCGCTTCTATAGTCGCCCAGCTTCTATTTTTAGAGGCTGAGGATCCAGATAAAGATATCTATCTATATATAAACTCACCAGGTGGCGTTATAACAAGTGGCTTTAGTATCTATGACACGATGAACTACATAAAGCCAGATGTTTGCACGATCTGTATCGGCCAAGCTGCTAGTATGGGTGCATTTTTATTAAGCTGTGGTGCACCAGGTAAAAGATATGCACTACCAAATTCTCGCATCATGATACACCAACCACTTGGCGGTGCTAGAGGACAAGCGACTGATATCGAGATACAAGCTCGTGAAATTTTGCGTATGAAAGAGATTTTAAATGGAATTTTGGCCAAAAATACAGGTCAGAAGCTAAGTAAGATCGTAAAAGATACTGAACGTGACTTCTTTATGAGTTCGGCTGAAGCCAAAGAGTACGGACTTGTTGATAAAATTTTGGAGAAAAGTTTTAAATAA
- a CDS encoding GGDEF domain-containing protein: protein MIKIDNAPDPKKKAVETKHVLEKEKVDIYRFSENVLHELSDDNVPSTPNNYSIYFEKMLDRQPDEFRKEIGDIIVANSEILVPTNGNISIEKEIKQGFIQIKSMLQAVVLIYKNLGIMRGLVQKRMDALKNNTNILALQNILSAFNHDLIKLNSLMDKHLDVIKVSYDEVAKMLKSIEEQSIYDTTYDVYNKKFLVATVQSEVEAVKRYGYNASFLLVRAKDRFTNRVKNLKERNNMYKAISQLILRTSRRSDIVAHYGDGCFAMVMKYTDENGTKQAGSRILNMLSSIPWKIDGEECKLDIQVVSSMITKTRSAEELISYSLDQLILTQDDEQPIFLGE, encoded by the coding sequence GTGATAAAGATAGATAATGCACCAGACCCTAAGAAAAAAGCGGTTGAGACAAAACATGTTCTAGAAAAGGAAAAGGTAGATATCTACAGATTTTCAGAAAATGTTTTGCATGAATTAAGCGACGATAATGTTCCATCTACGCCAAACAATTACTCTATTTATTTTGAGAAAATGCTTGATAGACAGCCTGATGAATTTAGAAAAGAGATCGGTGATATTATAGTCGCAAATTCTGAAATTTTAGTGCCTACAAATGGCAATATTTCTATTGAAAAAGAGATAAAACAAGGTTTTATTCAAATAAAAAGTATGCTCCAAGCTGTGGTGCTAATCTATAAAAATTTAGGCATCATGAGAGGCCTAGTGCAAAAGCGCATGGATGCACTCAAAAATAATACAAATATCCTAGCTCTTCAAAATATTTTAAGCGCATTTAACCATGACCTAATAAAATTAAACAGTCTTATGGATAAGCATCTTGATGTCATTAAAGTAAGTTATGACGAAGTAGCTAAGATGCTTAAATCTATTGAAGAGCAGTCGATTTACGATACGACATATGACGTCTATAATAAAAAATTTCTAGTAGCCACAGTGCAAAGTGAAGTAGAAGCTGTTAAGAGATACGGCTATAACGCATCGTTTTTACTAGTAAGAGCAAAAGATAGATTTACAAATCGTGTTAAAAATTTAAAAGAGCGAAACAATATGTATAAAGCTATATCACAGCTTATTTTAAGAACTTCTAGAAGAAGCGATATAGTAGCTCATTACGGTGATGGCTGTTTTGCTATGGTTATGAAATATACTGATGAAAATGGCACAAAACAAGCCGGTAGCAGAATTTTAAATATGCTTTCATCTATACCTTGGAAGATAGATGGTGAAGAGTGCAAGCTTGACATCCAAGTGGTTTCAAGTATGATAACAAAAACAAGAAGTGCTGAAGAATTAATCTCTTACTCGTTAGATCAACTAATACTAACACAAGATGATGAGCAGCCTATATTTTTGGGTGAATAA